The Janthinobacterium tructae genome contains the following window.
CATGGTCTGACTTTTGCAGCAATCCCGCACCGTCTGTCGTGTGATGGCATGCCCCATGGAGTATCCTTGCGCGGGCTGAGGACTGGCATGCGTGTTCAGGCGCCTTGCAGCCACTGTCCGCATCCCGTGCTGGCACGCGTTCCTGAACCAGGCCTGCAAGCGGCCCTGGAGTCTTACGGAGGCTAGGAAGGTGGCTTCCTTGGCGCTTGCTTAAATCCTGCTACGCCATTTTCCACTGCATGCCGACACTTCAGGCAGGCGGCTGAAGCGCGCCTCGTTGAGCGTTGGCGCGCCAAGGTACTCTGGCGTGGAGGAAGGAGTCACTCGGGACGTGTTTCTCTTCAACGGTGAGGCAGGATCGGTGCCAGCACGACGGCAATGGCGCAGACCGGATCGCCATCCTTGCATCGCCAGTTGATTGTTGCTGTGGGTATCGTCGCTGAAGGCCAGAAATGCGACGAAATCCTGGCCGCGCTTCGCTGATGATGGCGTTTGAGCAAGGCACGCAGTTGTTCTGCACAGGATTCTTCATGGTATTTAATCGCCCTCATGTCGTGCGGAACATGCACGGTTAAACCACAAATCTGGCACGGTTGAACCACAAATCTGACACGGTTGAACCCTGATATGCCACGGTTGAAGGCAGATATGGCACATATAAGGCCTTATTTGCTTTCAACCGTGCCAAAAAAGGGTTTGGTCGACGTTGCGTCCGATGATTTTTGTGGTTTAGTCGCTGCCCGAAACGGGGCAGGATAGGTGAAGTTAGCTAACCTTCGGTTGGCTAACTTCACGTCCCTTATTCGCGCCTGCGGCGCTCAACGGACATCCTGCTCTGCGAGGCCTTCGCGTTCCGCGCCAATCGCAAGGATGCTACGCAAGAGCCATTACACGCCACCACCCGCAAGGCCCGGTATCTGCGCGTGCTGGTGCTGCCAGACGAAGAAGCGCAGATCAACTGGCTTGCAGCCCGGCCGCGCAGGGTCGGGCTGGGCCACCGGTTGCCGGGCATCCTCGACCACCGGCGAGTCCAGCAACTGGCGCACATCAATGGCGACATGGGCCGGCTGAAATTTGTGCCTAGCAGAAACAGATCAATGCAATGCGGGTTGACCCTGCCTTATCGTCTGCGTCAAATTTGCATCTATTCAATTGAGTAAGGTAGCACGAAATTGCAGGAGTGAATGTAGCTACATTTAAATATACTGCCCGCTACTGCACCGTTCTTTTTAAACAGCCGATGTCTGAAATGGAAGTACTGAATTTTGGCATTTATCTTGTTTCATGCTCTTGTGAACTTGTCTAACTTTTTCTTGGGCGCTGACCGCTCTGGGGAGGACAAGCCCGGAGGTGATCTGGGTGGCACCAGCGGAACTTCGCGCATAGCTGGTGTGGTGACAGCACCGAAGCGTGATGTCTAGATGGTGACCAAGCCCTAAGTCCGGTACATTTTTGAGGAAATGTACAATTTTCAATGTATGTTCATATGCAACAACCTTATTTTTGGGATAGTATCGTTCTGAATTTATCCATAGTTATGAGCTGACTAAGAACGCCTATCAAAACCTACTGCGCGTCGTAATTTACGGTCTGCGATGCTCACTGTACTTGGATACAGTTGCGCTTCTCAACCACAACTTCCTTCCGGTCGCTTTGGTTTTGTTAGGCGTTGTAAGGGCGGCGCTGATTAATTAATTTTCCGGAAAACAGCTGCCAATGAAATCAAATACTTACACATCATTGGCGAGAAAAAACTTGAATTAATCAGTGGTTCCTAAGGTTAATGTTTTTCTTTTTTTGGAATGATTTTCCATCATCTAGCGTAGCAGGCTAGTCACCGTGTAATGATAGGGCGCATTCAGTATATGAATACCACAGAAATTTCAGGCTGGGTTCTTGATAAAGCTATAACTCCAGGAGCGGGGCTTACTCAGGGGGATCTTATAAGATTTGATAGCGAAGAGGACCCTCTTAGATCCATGGGCATCGTCGTCACTGCAGACTGTGACCTTGAACGGAAAAAGCATGCCCGTTTAGTTACCTTAATTCCAGTGGTTTCGGTAAAATCTCTTCTTGAAAATTATCTTCTCCCCGAAGACTGTGAAAGAAAAAGAGATCAAATTGAAATTTATGCATTGAAAAATTTTGGTATTGATCGTTCCCAAGAGCCAGATGCCAGAAGAAGCATATTAATTGAAAAAATTTCGAGTAATTCTGGTGATATAGATGCCGCCTCATTGCTTGCTGCTAAGTTTTTGATAGATCAACTTGATTCTATTTCCATTGCTGAATATAAAGTATTAATGGATGCTATAAAAATTAAGGTAAAAAAAATAGAAGCTCTTACGAAGCAGATTGTTGATAGGGGAGATCTCTTGATTTTGCCGACAGCCCGAGATTTTGGGATTGCCGATGATATCGCCTGGGTTCGACATATATGGCAGGTTCCAATTAGTTCTATTGCCATTAAAACATCTGAGGTAAAAATATTACCTGGAGAACGAATTGCGAGACTGGACTCTCCTTATCGATATAGGCTGACTCAATTGATGGCGCAAGTTTTTTCTGATATTGGATTACCTGATATTCCACACTCAGTAGAAGAAAGAATAACGGAGGTGTATGGCTATGACTAAATACATAATTATGACCGAAGCCGTATTGGATTACTGCTTGATTAATGAGAAATTTTCGGATGATTTTATGCCAATTGAAGGGCATGACTTAAAATCTGCAGAATTATCGAGTGATGTAGTTGGTTTTTACACTGCGAACGAACCAGAAATGCCTTATGCGGCCTTGGTTAATAAGGCATGTTTGGAACAATTAAAAAATACAGGATGTACACCGGACGATGCATTTCGGCGAATCGCGCGAGTGGTTAAAGAGCTGAAAGCTCCTCCAATTCATCTTCCGCGGCAGTGGTCGGAATATCATCATAAAAACTTTTTAGCTTTTTTTGCTTTGCCAAAAACGCAATCAACTCGGCGATGGATTGTTGATATAGGTGGAGCGATTAATACGGCGAGGTTTGATGTCCTGGCGCTTACAAGTACGGATGTTGACCTTGGTAGATATGTCCCATCCGCTTGGCCCGATGATATTGAAAATCAATTGGCAGCTTTAGTTGCGAACGGATTTAAATCTAATCGCCCAGACGATACAGGGTCATTATCCGAAGAGGTTGATTTGCAAGCAATTGGGAGTACTTCTGTTGCAAATAATCGCACTTTTGAGGAGTGGGCTGGGCAACTCACGAAGACGCAAAATGTCGTCTTGGGGCATCCCATTAATGCTTCAATTCGAATTGTCGGGCCGGCAGGGTCTGGTAAAACTCTTGCGCTTTCTATGCGAGCTATCCAGATATCGCGTGATATTGAGGTGCAATCGAAGGGTAAGAAAATTCTCATCGCGACTCATAGCTGGGCAATGTCAGAACGTATTGATGGCGTGTTACGAGCTTTGAATGGAGGTATTTCACCAACTGGAATTACCACATTCCCGTTGTTGTCATTACTCGAACTACATGCCGGTCATATTGGGCAACAACGCACGGAAGTGATCGGTGACGACTCCAGTGATGGACGATTTAAATCTATCGAGATAATTAAAAACCTTCTTGGAACTTCGGATCGTGGAGCTGGAACGGGATTGTCAAAATGGATAATTGACGGATTGGCAATAAATGAAGATAGTCGCGCTCGATTAGATTTAATTCTTAATTTGTATGATGAGATTTCTGGTGTTCTTACGGCATCAGGTGTTGCTCCTGATGATCCTGATGCTATTCGTCAATATATAAATAATAGTAGGGAAGATTGGATGCCCCCATTTTTAACAGTGGCGGACCGGGGCTTTGTTGTGTCGATCTATCGGGAATTCATCCAGGCGCTGGTAGATAGATCATCAATTACAACTGATCAATTTGTTCTTGATTCGATAAGGGTATTGGAGACGTTTACTTGGCGCATGAGAAAGGAAACTGATGGTTATGATTACATTTTTGTTGATGAGCTTCAACTCTTCGATCCACAAGAGCGTTCAGCACTTGAATTGTTGGGGCGTTCGAGAAAAGGTGTCCCATTCGTTACTGCAGAAGATCCGTCGCAAGGGATTTTTTCGGCCTTGAATTCACGTCCGGGAATCGCACAAAACGAGCTTGTTTATTTGGACACCGTACATCGATTTAATAAAAAAATATTTGATCTTATTAGTTTTATGTATCAAAAATTTCCGCTTAATACATTGCCATTGAAAATTGCGAAATCAGAAGAAAGAGGCGAAAAGCTACCCCGATTATATACATTAATGGATGACAAGACTGCTCTGGATAAGGCAGTTGGACTTGCTGGCCAAATCAATAAGACAGCTTCGTCTTCGGACAGGATTTGCCTCGCAACGTTAGGTGATGTGGATGTTGAGTTAGCGAGGCTGCTGGAGGAGCAGAAGATTTCAGTTACTCGTTTGGCCAGTTTTGATGATATTGAACAATTGGCTTACAGTAAAAGATCCATTGTCGTAGCTCCGTGGCAATTTATTGGTGGAACTCAATTTAGCCATGTCATTGTCGTGGCAGCAGGAATATCGCCTCCACAATCGCAATTTGGGAAGCTTCGAGAGCGGATCTCGATCTATCTGTCGTGCAGTCGAGCGGCTCAATCGTTGGACGTTGTTTGTTCCGACTACACACCTTTGGTAATCGGCGAAGCGCGAGATCAAGAATTACTTGCAGTAGAGGGAATTTCGTAGTTTGGCAGTAATAGACGTGGCTTGGGGGCGAGATTTCGTATTGATTGAGATGTCTGGCTAGCAATTTGCTTTAGTAATCTGTGACCATTTCCGGCCAAGTTGCCCTGCTCGCGAAGAGGGGCTGCAGACGAATTCCTCTGCGATAGAGCGATTTTTTAGAAAGATAAGATGAACATCGAATGGGGAAAATACGCAGTCATTGCTTTTATTGACTCAAATGTGGCACTTGAGTGTTTGGCGCTTGAACAACTGCCTTGGCGCGAAATTGAGGGTGCAGGGAGCGTTCTTATTCTTGTTACGCCAACAGTCATGCAAGAGGTCGATTCAAAGAAGAACCATGCTCGATTGGGGGATCACGCCAGGCGTTTCAATCGAACTCTTAGACCGCTATTGACTGGGAACGAAACCGTAGTCGTCCGTTCCTCGCCAGCGCCAGTCGTTGAGGTTGCGCTTGCTGATTGTGGTGTAACAGATTGGAACAGCTACCCAGATTTCGACCGCGAAGAAGCTGATGCCAGGGTTGTAGTGCAAGCACACTGCGCACGCGGCCCAGATATTGATAAATGTATTCTCATTAGTCATGACATTCGACCGTTATATCTTGCGCGGCAACTCGGCTTAAAAGTGTATCAAATCGGAGACAACTGGCTTCGACCGAAAGAAGTTTCAGAGTCCGAGAAAAAGGCCGGTAACCTGCAACGTGAACTCAACTCGCTTAAGAGCCGGGAGCCAAAGTTGGAAGTCCTGTTTGAAGCGTCGGCATATTCAGTTGACACGTATCGAATAACGAGTCTTTCAAGTGTAGAGCGCAAGGAGATTGAGCAGACGATTGTTGGGTTGAATCCTATCCCAATGCAAGAACGATCTGGTCCACTCTCATTCAGTCCCTTCGATTATGACAGCTCGCTAGATGGACGCTATTCTCAATGGGAGAAAGAAGTCATTCCCAACTTCATGCAGGAGTATGAGCGCAAGTTGGAGTTGAATTTTGGACAGGTCGAGGTACGCTTTCGAATCAATAATGTTGGTCAAGTTCCTGCTGAAGCATTGTTGATAAGGCTTACAGCAAGCGGTGGCTGGTTGAATGAGCGTTACGTGCTAGCAAGTCCTTGTGGACCTCATGCGCCGAAACCACGATTTAATCACTTTGATCCAATGCATGGACTAAGTTCAAAGGCGTGGATGCAACGGCAACCTGGAACTCATGAGTTCATCGTTATTGAACCGCCCGACCGTACGACCCAAGTTCAGATATCATGCCAGGACTTTCGCCACGGTTTTGAACACGAATATACGTTAATTGGCTGGGTCGATCCGCACGCTGACGGACTATCGATCAGGGTAGTTGTTACTGCGTCGAATCTTCATGGTGATGTGTGCGGGGAGATTCTGGTTCGTCCATGCGTGACGGACATAACCGCTTCGGACCTCGTGGAGCTTGACTCTATGAAGTTCCGCCAGCCTCCTCCAGTTGTTGAGCTATTGAAAGCGGCTGGGGAGGTTAAAGATCACTCTGCATTTGAGCTTGATGGTTCTGATTGGGATAAGTAAGATATTATGGTATTTTTCATGGCACTTTGCTTGCTCAATAGTATAAATAATTATTTTAAATAAATTATTGTTGAAAAATTAAGTAAAATAGAAATTATTTAATTCCAACTTTGTTGAGGTTGCGCCGATGTTCAAATTTGTGAGATTTTCGGAGCCGTCTAGCCCTGCTAAGAAACATGAATAGTCGATATCTGAGAGGGAAGTGCCGAGCGTTTTTAAAATGGATCTATTATTATGGTTTTTTTCATCTTCTTATGCTTTGGATACTTTCGGTAAAGCTTTAGGCAATGGAATATGACGTCAGATCGTTTCAGCGCAAAAAAGATACCGGTACTTACTTATTTTATCCTGCGCATTCGTAGGCTATTTTGATATGTTGTTGCTTTTTTTGTAATTTTAAACTTGCATTGCAAAGATCGGGCAGTCATTAGGCGGCGGACTTGATGCTGATGAAATATTTTCCAAATCGTCGAAGCGTTCTCACTTGCCATTGCTTAAGCGACCTCTGAATCCAGTAATTGTAGGGGGGTAGGCAGGGGGGTAGCGCCGACGCATGCGTCGTTTTTCATAGGCATGTTCTACGGACACCGTCTCCGCCAGTATTTTTAAAAACCCGCTTCGGCGGGTTTTTTCATTTCCGCCTTACGGAGACGAGCAAAGCGCCTGCGCGCTTTGCGTGTGGGATTCGAAGCCTTGCGCGTACTCGCGCAAGGCGCTCCGAATCGCCCAACCACCGCGCTACGCGCGGCACGCTGGCCGCAGCGCGGCCAACGCCGTCCCCTCACCTCAGGCACTAGCAGCCAGCTCCGCCGCCGGCCCCCACCCGCAAGCCGCAAATCTCAAAATACAACAAGTGACTTAGTGTGAGTATTGACTCTTTGTCATTATGGATAATAGCAATGTTACCAATAATAAAATACGCATGCCCAGCCATGCTTCCATTGCCGAGTCCAATCAAGGAGTTGTCATGTCCTCTCGTCTTCCCCGCAGGCACGCATTGCTGTGCCTGGCCGCCATGCCGTTTGCCTGCAGTACCGCCTTCGCTGCGGAAAGCAACGTCAATCTGAATCTCGACCTGAATCTGAAGGCCGTGCCCAACGTCGAACTGCGGCTGCTGCAGGAGCCGCCGAAACTGAAGGCGCGCGCCAGGCCCGCCAACCGCGCGGCGAGCAGGCGCGACGAGTTTGAAAAGTCGTATGACATGTACATCCGCTATGCCAACGGCAGCATTTACAACCCGACCACGGCCAGGCATGACAAGGTGCGCCTGCGCTCCTACCAGCAGACGGACGGCCTGGCGCTCGATGGTCGCGACGAGCATGCCGCCACCTTCATGGCGCCCACCGTGGTGATGGCGCCGGGGCAGACCGTGCGTTTCAAGTTGCATAATCGCTTGAAGCCGCTGCCTGCCGAGCAGTGCGCGACCACCGATATCAATGCGGCGCGCCCGCGCGGCTGCTTCAACGACACCAATCTGCATTCGCACGGCCTGTGGGTGTCGCCTTCGGGCAATAGCGACAATGTGCTGATATCGATCAAGCCTGGCGTCGATTTCGAGTATGAATACAATATTCCCATCGACCATCCGGCCGGCACGTTCTGGTATCACCCGCACCAGCATGGCGCGACGGCGATGCAGGTCGCCAGCGGCATGGCCGGGGCGCTGGTGGTCGAAGGCGAGCGTTATCCGACGGCCACGGCGAATGGCGACCTCGACGTCGTGCTGAAACAATTCCAGCCCGATGATGGCAGCGGCAGTGCTGGCGAAGTGATGCTGCTGCAGCAAATTCCCTATGACTGCCCCAGCAACAGCCTGACGCCGGCCAAGCCGTGCGACAAGGATGCGGTGGGCGTGCTCGAGGATTTCGATCAGGTCGAAGATCCGAATGCCTGGCTGAAGTCGGGCCGCTATACCTCGGTCAACGGCAAGGTGCAGCCGGTGCTGAAGATGAAGACGCAGCGCCTGTACCGCTGGCGCCTGATCGACACGGGTTTCCAGGCAACCGTGGTGCTGCGCATCCGCCGCGCGAATGATCCGCAAAAGCTGTTCCAGGCGCTCAGCGTGGCCAACCAGGACAAGGACGTGATGGCGTTGTGCGATGGCGAGGACGTCACGCAGTTCGAGGTGGCCAGCGACGGCTTGACGCACGACCGGATCATCCCGAAGACGCTCAATTACCTGCAACCGGGCTACCGTAGCGATATCCTGTTTTCGCTGCCGAAAGCGGGCGCCTATTGCGTGTATGCGGAAACCAACGTCAACAACATGACGACCATGCATGACGTCAACAACACGCGCCTGATCGGCGTGATCGCCGCCAAGACCAACGCCAAGGCATCGGCCCGCGCCAGGGCGGGCGAGTCGCCGCGCGACTTCCTGCTGACCGAGTTGCGCAATGCCGTCAAGAGCCTGCCCGGCGCCCAGTTGCCCGATAGCGTGAAGAGCACCATCCTTGGCGACCTGGACGATGGCCTCAAGCTCGGCAAGTTCGTCCCGCATGCCAGTTTCAGCGAGGCGGCCAAGGACGCGATGCGCGGCAAGACGAAAGGGTATGCGACCTTCAATATTGCCACGGTGGACGGCAAGACCCGTTTCATGGTGGAAGGCAAGCCGGAAGATTCACCGACACCCGAGATGAAGTACGTGTATGACCCGCACCGCGTGGACCACACGCTGGTGCTGGGCACCGAGCAGATTTGGGAGCTCGCTTCGAAGAATGGCAACCATCCCTTCCATATCCACGTCAATCCCTTCCAGATCATCGGCATCACCCGCACCGACGGCGGCACGGTCGATGCGCAATACAAGGATCTGATCGGCACGTGGAAAGACACCTTGCTGGTGATGAAGGGTCACAAGATCGAGATTGCCACGCGTTATCAGCGCTACATCGGCGAATACGTGCTGCATTGCCACATCCTCGAGCATGAAGACCAGGGCATGATGCAAAACGTCAAGGTGGTGCTGCCGGATGGCAAGGGCGGTGGCGACTTGGGCGGACACGGCCACTGATCGTTCCTGGCGCAGGCGCGCCTGCCGCGCTTGCGCCCCTCCTAACCTGTCTCTGGAGCATCTGCCCATGTTACGCATGAAAACCTTGACCTTTTCCCTGCTGGCTGGCCTGGCGTGCGCCGGCGTCCAGGCTGGCGCCGACACGGGCGCGCTGGCTGTCGCCCGTTGCAGCCCTGCCTTGCCGGCGCAGGCGGAGCAGGGCGGCGCGCGCATCGTGCGCTACCGCAAGAACATCGATGAGCTCACTCCTGCCGAGCTTGATGCATTCAAGCATGCGGTGGGCGAGATGAAGCGCAAGAGCCAGGAAAACGTGTATGACCGGCGCGGCTTTTTGTGGCAAGCCTGGGTGCACAACTGTCCGTCTGTCGATGTGTTCAATGACCGCCAGGCGTCCTTGCCTGGCGAGGGCTTGAAGTGGCTGCTGAGCGACCCGTCGCGCAATAGCTGCGATGTCGCCTATTTCCTCGACCAGCCGCCCACGCAGGAAAATTCTCATCTGGAATTCCCGGGCGAGTGCGAACACCAGAAAAATACCTTTCTGCAATGGCACCGGGCGCAGCTGTATTTCTATGAGCAAGCCTTGCAGGCCGCCGACCCGAACGGCGAGCGGGGCCCCAGCACGCGCAATGTCGCGCTGCCGTACTGGAATTTCACCCGCAAGCCCAGCGGCGTGCGCTATCCGAAAGCCTTCGAGGACGTCGATTCGCCGCTGTATGATTCGACCCGCATCAAGGGCAGCCTCGACAGTTCCATGGCCACTGCCTCGCCGAACTTGCTGGGCTACCAGATCTATTACATGGACTGGAACGAGTTCGGCGGCGACGAGTATGGCAGCGGCGGTGGCGGCAACCTGGAAACGCGCATCCACAATCACATGCACGCCTTTTACATGGGCGGCAACATGGGCGACAACATCACGGCAGGGCTGGACCCGCTGTTTTACGCCTTCCATAATTTTCTCGACTACAGCTTTGAAAAATGGCTGGACGAGCATGGCGACAGCGGCATCCGGGGCAGCAGCCGCAGCACCTTCCTGCGCAGCGAACAGGATGCCGGCCTGGCCAGGCCCGTCGGCTGGAATGCGGGCGACGGCGATCCCCAGCGCAGCGATTCGGGCAGCTATACGGCGAACATGGGGCAGGCCGGGATTTACTTCGACACCATCAAGCAAGGGTATGGCTTCCAGCCCACCTACGGCGGCGAGTTCGTGCGGAAAAAGGACTTGCAAGTGCTGATCGACCAGCGTCAGCAAGCCGGTTTCGCCTTTGGCGACAACCAGAAAAGCCTGTTCGCCGCCCTGTTGAGCGATGAGGCCAGCGATGGCACGGTGGCCCGGCCCGACATCGTCCTGAGCGGCAGCTATACCATCGCCAGGGCGCCGGTCGCCAGGGACAAGCGCGCCAACCTGCACCTGGATCGCGCCCATGCCATGGAAGACTACAGTTTCCAGGCCGATGTGTATATGCACCCTGCGAACGTGGCCGTGCGGCTCGGCGACAAGCAGTTTCGCGACCGTTACCTGATCACCAGCACCAGCCACTGGGCCTTGTCCGGCACGCATGCGCACGCGGCTTACGCCATCGACGTCGATATCACCGGCATCGTTGACAGCCTGGTGCCCAAGAAGCGCGGCCAGACCTGGCGCATCACGACGGCCATTACCACCAATGACAAGGGGCGCGGCCTGATGCGGCAAAGCGATTTCTCCAAACCGTCGGTCGCCATCGTCGATCGCCGACAGCCTCCCCAGCCCAGCTATGAAGGAGTGAAATGATGAGCACGCCAAAAAGCTTCAAGCGCGATGTGCAAGGCCTGTTTTTCAAATATGTCGCCGATATGAACAAGGTCAAGCTGAACAACCCCTCGTCCTCGGGCGTGCGCCTGCTGCGCCTGAACGAGTATGCGAGCGTGAAGGATTTTTACTACCAGATCCAGGTCGCCCTGCATGGCTACGACTATGACGGCGCGAGCGGGACGTGGCGGGTGAGCGCCGAGCACCGCCTGCCGCAACGGGGCGGCAAGGCGGGCGAGTATGTGCAGTCCGCGCCCCATCCCATGCCGCCCGACGGACCGATGCCGCAGGAAGGCATCGACATTTTCGACGAATGGGTCCGGGACGGCATGCAGCCGTAGTTTCGCGTGCCTGGCGGCACAGACATCTTCGATTACCAGGAGTTCAGCATGGCATACACCGCGTTAAGAATCCATCCGGCCATCGGCATCGCCCGCGTCGGCAACAGCGAAGAATATTATCTCGGCCCGGAAAGCATGGCGGGCATGGAGTTGCCGGGCAAGACCTGCACGGGAGGCTTGCCGATCCGGCCGGGCACGGAAGACACCACGATCCTCAGCACCGAACTGCGCGACGGCAGCGGAAAACTCAAGCGGCAGGCGGCCCGTTTCCGGATTTTTCAATATGCCTTCGATGATGCGGCGGGCACTGAAACGTACCCGCTCGGCAAGCAGGGCACACCGGTCGAAGTGGCCATCGGCAGCATGGTCGATGGCCAGCGCGTCCAGGACATCGTGTGGACCGTGCACCTGGCCAACAAGAAGGCGAATAGCTGGCTGGGCGGCGACGGCATTGCGCCCTTTGAACATGGCTGCGAGCCGGACCTGCGCAACAAGAACTTCATCGGCGACGAGCTGCAGCGCCGCGCACTGCTGGTCATCGACGCGGGGCCGCGCACGGTACTGGCATCGCGCCAGGCGCTGGTGCAGTGTGACGCCGCCACCGAGCCGTCCTGCGTGGATGCCGACAGCGGCGCCGTATGCGCCTTGCCCGACTATCCCGTGTCGTTTCCCCTCGGCGGGCCGCCTGGCGCGGATGGCCATGGCCCTGGCGCCATCACGGGCGGCATCATAGCGTCCCTGGGCGCCATCACGACGGAAAACAATGGCCGCCTGCTGGTGCTGGGCGGCTATGGCAAGGCGTGCGGCTTTGACGCGCAAGGCCATTATTCGGCCAGTGCCAGCCTGGGCGACAATGTCAACAACGATCACTGGTTCGACGACGTGGCCGATGGTCCCGTCACGGCCAGCCTGGTGTTCGCCGACGGCAGCAGTCGCGCCGTCGAGGGCAGCGCCTGGGTGATCTCCAGCGATCCGTCGTATGCGCCGCAAACGGCCAGCGTGGTGTCGTTGTGGGATGACCTGTATTGCACCTGGCTGGAAAAGATGGCGCTGCGTCCCGCCATTTATGCGCAGGGCAGCTATCAGGCCGGCTACCAGTGCGATTTCAGCACCGATGTGCAGCCTATCCTGCGCGCTGCCGCGCTGCAGAAGTGGACCACCAGCCTGCCGCCGCGCGCGATCAAGGAGCATGACCGGCTGGGCAAGATGGCGGCCGACGGCTTGCGCGGCTACCGCATCATGAACTTCATCCGCGATCCGGATCAGCCGGAGCTGCCGACGGCGACGCCGCAAATGCCCTTGTCGCTCGGTGACGCGGGCAGCGGCCTGCTGACGCTGACGCGCGCGCAGTATTTTTTCATGAAGCAGTGGGCGCACGAGCACTATGCGCCTGCCGGCAGTGATGCCGTGCCGGGCCCCGGCGAGGCGCTGGACCGCACGGTGCTGTTCAACTGCCTGGGCGGGCGTTACAGCCCCGGCATCGAAATGAGTTTTATCGTGCGCGACCCCGCCCTGTATCAGCAGGAGTGGCAGCGCCACGACAGCGGCGGACCGTTCCGCATCAACCGTGAGCGGCTCGATTACCGCAAGGCGCACAAGAGTGCGCCTTTTCTGACGGGCGGCTACACGCCGCTGCGCGGCGAGGCGGTGCAGCCGGGCGACCTGTCCAAGTTCATGGCCCTGCCGTGGCATACGGATTACAACTCGTGCGCCACGCATTTGCCGGAAGCGCCGCCCGAGCGCCAGCTGCTGAATAATCAGGATGCGATCGACGCGGCCACGGCGACCCCTGGCAATGGCATCAATACCTTGCTGTACTCGTCCTGGCCGGCGCAGCGGCCCGTGGCCGTCTACACCTACGATGACGTGGTGGCCAGCGGCACGGACTTGCC
Protein-coding sequences here:
- a CDS encoding LodA/GoxA family CTQ-dependent oxidase, encoding MAYTALRIHPAIGIARVGNSEEYYLGPESMAGMELPGKTCTGGLPIRPGTEDTTILSTELRDGSGKLKRQAARFRIFQYAFDDAAGTETYPLGKQGTPVEVAIGSMVDGQRVQDIVWTVHLANKKANSWLGGDGIAPFEHGCEPDLRNKNFIGDELQRRALLVIDAGPRTVLASRQALVQCDAATEPSCVDADSGAVCALPDYPVSFPLGGPPGADGHGPGAITGGIIASLGAITTENNGRLLVLGGYGKACGFDAQGHYSASASLGDNVNNDHWFDDVADGPVTASLVFADGSSRAVEGSAWVISSDPSYAPQTASVVSLWDDLYCTWLEKMALRPAIYAQGSYQAGYQCDFSTDVQPILRAAALQKWTTSLPPRAIKEHDRLGKMAADGLRGYRIMNFIRDPDQPELPTATPQMPLSLGDAGSGLLTLTRAQYFFMKQWAHEHYAPAGSDAVPGPGEALDRTVLFNCLGGRYSPGIEMSFIVRDPALYQQEWQRHDSGGPFRINRERLDYRKAHKSAPFLTGGYTPLRGEAVQPGDLSKFMALPWHTDYNSCATHLPEAPPERQLLNNQDAIDAATATPGNGINTLLYSSWPAQRPVAVYTYDDVVASGTDLPTPRFSVRGKGTRADDVPSTTPADAEIDRPAMHVGRYQDRAQFLLNWQRIGVVVQSTAIPQAQGNKNICHDYYLEVESLFDSDESNLVEYWRNTAIDKVYRPKPQPKPKR